Proteins found in one Agaribacterium sp. ZY112 genomic segment:
- a CDS encoding M48 family metalloprotease, whose protein sequence is MFRVFFIVCIIVLFQACAVNPVTGEREVSLVSHQEEISIGEQHYLSSQQQQGGVYLVDPELNRYVQEVGAKLAAVSDRKDLPYEFVVLDNDVPNAWALPGGKIAINRGLLVHLDDEAQLAAVMGHEIVHAAARHGAQKMTQQKMIGAGAAAATFAAGDSEYAPLIGGGIMGGAALYQAHYGRSQELESDKYGMKYMVAAGYEPQAAVELQETFVKLSGGAKSDMFSALLASHPPSQERVEKNQQMANKLPAGKRYRDRYQKATKQIRIDAPAYSKHIAASQAASKKDWGQAQKLVAEAIKLQPKESLFHITQGQFYMAQQQPQKAEASFRKASQLNPQYFASELGLGAALATQKKDKEAKSALLKSVKLLPTQTAYWQLGGVEERAGNKSKAIEYYQAVAQAGGELGKAATAKLGKLNPAQ, encoded by the coding sequence GTGTTTCGCGTTTTTTTTATTGTATGCATTATTGTTTTGTTTCAAGCCTGTGCCGTTAACCCTGTGACTGGGGAGCGAGAAGTCTCTTTAGTTAGTCATCAAGAAGAAATCTCTATTGGTGAGCAGCACTACCTAAGCTCACAACAGCAACAAGGTGGAGTCTACTTGGTCGATCCTGAACTCAATCGTTATGTGCAAGAAGTCGGCGCCAAGCTCGCCGCAGTGAGCGATCGTAAAGACCTACCTTATGAGTTTGTTGTATTAGATAACGACGTGCCTAATGCCTGGGCATTACCTGGTGGCAAGATTGCGATCAACCGAGGCCTGCTTGTACATTTAGATGATGAGGCTCAACTAGCCGCCGTTATGGGCCATGAAATTGTGCATGCTGCAGCACGCCACGGTGCACAGAAGATGACTCAACAAAAAATGATTGGGGCCGGTGCCGCAGCGGCAACCTTTGCCGCCGGTGACAGCGAATACGCGCCCTTAATTGGCGGTGGTATTATGGGTGGCGCAGCGCTCTACCAAGCACATTACGGCCGCAGCCAAGAGCTAGAAAGTGACAAATACGGTATGAAATATATGGTAGCCGCAGGTTACGAGCCTCAAGCCGCTGTTGAGCTGCAAGAAACTTTTGTAAAACTATCGGGCGGCGCTAAAAGTGATATGTTCAGCGCCTTACTAGCCAGCCACCCGCCTTCGCAAGAGCGTGTAGAAAAAAATCAACAAATGGCGAATAAACTACCCGCTGGTAAGCGCTACCGAGACAGATATCAGAAAGCGACCAAACAAATTCGTATCGATGCGCCAGCCTACAGTAAACACATTGCCGCCTCACAAGCCGCCAGTAAAAAAGATTGGGGCCAAGCTCAAAAGTTGGTAGCAGAGGCAATTAAGTTACAACCCAAAGAGAGTTTGTTTCATATTACTCAGGGTCAATTTTATATGGCCCAGCAACAGCCTCAAAAAGCGGAAGCAAGCTTTCGTAAAGCCAGCCAGCTTAATCCTCAGTATTTTGCCAGTGAGCTTGGGTTGGGTGCCGCACTTGCAACACAAAAGAAAGACAAAGAAGCCAAAAGCGCTTTGTTAAAAAGTGTAAAGCTATTACCGACCCAAACCGCCTACTGGCAACTTGGTGGAGTTGAAGAGAGAGCTGGAAATAAAAGCAAAGCTATAGAGTACTATCAAGCTGTTGCTCAAGCGGGGGGGGAGCTGGGTAAAGCTGCTACCGCTAAACTAGGGAAACTTAATCCGGCTCAGTAG
- a CDS encoding DUF4265 domain-containing protein produces the protein MSELKVIGLFAGKRPDGENVVEDIRVKPTEDKSFIVVQSPAFVQGLASGDEIAYDEKDNSFELLRHSGNIAIRVFARVKIDEMKDNLLGALEKLGGQLDYSNDRMMVFSIHVSCGFKEIEATLNRHIGEKTQSAWFYGNVYDPADGTTPLNWWLELDKEE, from the coding sequence ATGAGTGAACTAAAAGTTATTGGCCTTTTTGCCGGAAAGCGACCCGATGGTGAAAATGTTGTTGAAGATATACGTGTTAAACCAACAGAAGATAAGAGTTTTATTGTTGTACAGAGCCCTGCTTTCGTTCAAGGCTTGGCATCGGGTGATGAAATAGCCTATGACGAAAAAGACAATAGCTTTGAGTTGTTAAGGCACAGCGGCAACATCGCTATACGGGTGTTTGCTCGGGTCAAAATCGATGAAATGAAAGACAATCTCTTAGGTGCTTTAGAGAAATTGGGTGGTCAGCTCGACTACAGTAACGACAGAATGATGGTCTTTAGTATTCACGTAAGTTGCGGTTTTAAAGAAATTGAGGCTACCTTAAATCGCCACATTGGTGAGAAAACACAAAGTGCTTGGTTTTATGGCAATGTGTACGACCCTGCCGATGGCACAACACCTTTAAATTGGTGGTTAGAGCTCGATAAAGAAGAGTGA
- a CDS encoding CidA/LrgA family protein yields the protein MITKPFTKQLQAFVLTALAIALSLFIGRYINAHFALLPSSLWGMLVFAALLATPLLNVKESEQPIAWLMRYMPLVFLPICVGVIEYGALLAEVGWKLVFAGCVSTLLSLLLVARLAKALLPLDRDSQRDE from the coding sequence GTGATCACTAAGCCTTTCACAAAGCAGTTGCAGGCCTTTGTTTTAACTGCTCTAGCGATAGCGCTTAGCTTGTTTATTGGTCGCTATATCAATGCTCACTTTGCCTTATTGCCCTCTTCCTTATGGGGTATGCTGGTTTTTGCTGCCTTATTGGCCACGCCTTTATTGAATGTGAAAGAGAGTGAGCAGCCTATTGCTTGGCTGATGCGTTATATGCCGCTCGTTTTCCTACCCATTTGCGTAGGCGTTATTGAATACGGTGCTTTATTGGCAGAAGTGGGTTGGAAGCTAGTATTTGCCGGTTGTGTGAGCACCTTATTGAGCTTGTTGTTGGTAGCAAGACTGGCAAAGGCTTTGTTGCCGCTTGATCGGGATAGCCAACGTGATGAGTGA
- a CDS encoding LrgB family protein, producing the protein MSEWLDPALMLLLTVVVFLAWRTLQERSGQAWMNALLLSIATIVAILLFLGIDYARYWQGAQVFGSLVEPVVVALGYPLYKQLRLFARHWKVLVACSFFSVIISLSLITLLARLLAIPTETILSLSTLNVTTAVAMETSAAMGGQASLAALCVMIAGFTGAGLGQWWLSFWELNDERVLGFAIGAQSHALGAATLATRSAQSAAWASASLILCALLTALFAPHYIPFLLSL; encoded by the coding sequence ATGAGTGAATGGCTCGATCCTGCACTTATGCTACTGCTGACAGTTGTGGTGTTTTTAGCTTGGCGCACTTTGCAAGAGCGCAGTGGGCAAGCGTGGATGAATGCGCTTTTGTTGAGTATTGCAACGATCGTCGCCATTTTACTATTTTTGGGTATCGATTACGCTCGATATTGGCAAGGAGCACAGGTCTTTGGTTCCTTAGTTGAACCGGTTGTGGTGGCTTTGGGTTACCCCCTGTACAAACAATTGCGCCTATTTGCACGGCACTGGAAGGTCTTAGTTGCCTGCTCATTTTTCTCTGTGATTATTTCTTTAAGCCTTATTACTTTGCTTGCTCGCTTATTGGCGATTCCTACAGAGACCATCCTCAGCTTAAGCACCTTGAATGTCACCACTGCAGTTGCGATGGAAACAAGTGCAGCAATGGGCGGGCAAGCTTCACTAGCTGCTTTATGTGTGATGATTGCAGGTTTTACTGGTGCAGGTTTAGGACAGTGGTGGTTATCATTCTGGGAGCTCAATGATGAACGTGTTTTGGGGTTTGCTATTGGGGCTCAAAGCCACGCCCTTGGCGCAGCGACCTTGGCAACACGTAGTGCTCAAAGTGCAGCGTGGGCTTCTGCATCTTTGATCTTATGTGCCCTGTTAACAGCACTCTTTGCTCCTCACTATATCCCTTTTTTGCTCTCCCTTTGA
- a CDS encoding globin, with protein MNPLQSMETAPTFETLFDQSYERVRTAKQGNIDFFDAFYMDFLGRSPEIRNKFRKTDMKKQRSMLEKSFYHLLVFYATGDADDYMQRMVERHRGREVDISNHLYDMWMDALIDTVAKYDDEFTDETALAWRLVMAPGLTYMKYK; from the coding sequence ATGAACCCACTTCAGAGTATGGAAACAGCACCGACCTTTGAAACTTTGTTTGATCAAAGCTATGAGAGAGTGCGCACAGCAAAACAGGGTAATATCGACTTTTTTGATGCTTTTTACATGGATTTTTTAGGTCGTTCGCCGGAGATCCGTAATAAATTCAGAAAAACGGATATGAAAAAGCAGCGCAGCATGCTCGAAAAGAGCTTCTACCATCTACTGGTTTTCTACGCGACGGGTGATGCCGATGATTATATGCAGCGCATGGTGGAGCGTCATCGTGGCAGAGAAGTGGATATCTCCAATCATCTTTACGATATGTGGATGGACGCCTTGATCGACACGGTTGCAAAATACGACGATGAATTTACAGACGAGACCGCATTGGCTTGGCGTTTAGTGATGGCGCCGGGCTTGACCTATATGAAGTATAAGTAG
- the yaaA gene encoding peroxide stress protein YaaA has product MLCVISPAKNLDYDSALPTKKSTKAQFLDQSQRLIDDLQQLAPHDVSTLMGISDKLGVLNYDRFQAWAQPIKGKDARQAVFAFNGDVYAGLDAYNLSDEDLAFAQDHLRILSGLYGLLRPLDLMLAYRLEMGTKFANAEGKDLYAFWGDQLTEALNKQLKSNGSECLVNLASNEYFKAVKKKNLSVPLITPQFKDFKNGQYKIISFYAKKARGLMSAYIIKNRLTKAEELMSFDVAGYRYNEALSKPQEPVFTRDQAE; this is encoded by the coding sequence ATGCTTTGTGTCATTAGCCCCGCTAAAAACCTCGATTACGACAGTGCTCTTCCCACTAAGAAATCCACCAAGGCTCAGTTCTTAGATCAAAGTCAGCGCTTAATTGACGATCTACAGCAGCTTGCTCCGCATGATGTCAGCACCTTAATGGGTATCAGCGACAAGCTCGGTGTATTAAATTACGACCGCTTTCAGGCTTGGGCTCAGCCAATTAAAGGCAAAGATGCTCGCCAGGCTGTTTTTGCCTTTAACGGTGATGTTTACGCCGGCCTCGACGCGTATAACTTAAGTGATGAGGACTTAGCGTTTGCTCAGGATCATCTGCGCATCCTCAGCGGTCTTTATGGTTTGCTGCGCCCGCTTGATTTAATGCTGGCCTATAGGCTGGAGATGGGTACCAAGTTTGCCAATGCCGAAGGTAAAGATCTCTATGCTTTTTGGGGAGACCAGCTCACGGAGGCTTTGAACAAGCAGCTCAAGTCTAATGGCAGTGAGTGTTTGGTGAATCTAGCCTCCAATGAATATTTCAAAGCGGTTAAAAAGAAAAACCTAAGTGTGCCGCTGATTACCCCGCAGTTTAAAGACTTCAAAAACGGCCAATACAAGATCATTAGCTTCTACGCAAAGAAGGCAAGAGGCTTGATGAGCGCCTATATTATTAAGAATAGATTGACGAAGGCGGAAGAGCTTATGTCCTTTGATGTGGCGGGTTATCGCTACAACGAAGCGCTAAGCAAGCCTCAGGAGCCTGTATTTACTCGAGATCAGGCTGAATAA
- a CDS encoding response regulator has translation MPFKVLVVDDASFVRDTIKRNLRPLIPDLEIHEAADGRRACSLVKSKQPQLILSDWEMPEMSGAEFLKWLREQDDFKQIPFIMVSSRGDREFVIEAIKAGVSDYLSKPFTPDELHKKVIKQLKRVGYRPPKKAGAASMQSSADILTAAPVKKKGEIKPTVIQEAAGFGKKPVAKKAAVSKNSFNGSAVLRFAKYSLNCDVRELSLQAINGLVDRAEHIPSLFDQVSVDISDAEGNALARVNAYVHAIIAAENRPDTSKLKLTVRFVDDDAAKFEALSKAIS, from the coding sequence ATGCCCTTTAAAGTACTGGTTGTCGATGATGCCAGTTTTGTACGAGACACCATCAAACGTAACCTAAGGCCTCTGATTCCTGACTTGGAAATACACGAGGCAGCTGACGGTCGTCGCGCTTGTTCTCTAGTAAAGAGCAAACAGCCACAGCTTATTCTCAGCGATTGGGAAATGCCCGAAATGAGCGGCGCAGAATTCCTAAAGTGGCTGCGTGAACAAGATGACTTTAAACAGATTCCCTTCATTATGGTGAGCAGTCGCGGTGATAGGGAATTTGTCATTGAAGCCATTAAAGCTGGTGTCAGTGACTACCTAAGTAAACCGTTTACCCCAGATGAACTGCACAAAAAAGTGATTAAGCAGCTCAAGCGCGTCGGTTATAGGCCGCCTAAAAAAGCGGGGGCCGCATCTATGCAAAGTTCGGCCGATATTCTTACGGCAGCGCCAGTGAAAAAAAAGGGCGAGATAAAACCGACAGTGATTCAAGAGGCGGCAGGTTTTGGCAAAAAGCCGGTGGCAAAAAAAGCGGCAGTCAGCAAAAACAGCTTCAACGGCTCAGCAGTTTTGCGCTTTGCTAAATATTCATTAAATTGCGATGTACGTGAGCTCAGCTTGCAAGCCATCAATGGCCTTGTTGATAGAGCAGAGCATATCCCTTCTCTTTTTGATCAAGTCAGTGTTGATATCAGTGATGCTGAAGGTAACGCTCTGGCGCGAGTAAACGCGTATGTGCACGCCATTATTGCCGCAGAAAATCGCCCTGATACAAGTAAGTTAAAACTCACTGTGCGTTTTGTTGATGATGATGCCGCAAAGTTTGAAGCATTAAGTAAGGCGATTAGTTAA
- a CDS encoding helix-turn-helix domain-containing protein encodes MKQASKDLHLLKANQLKPFLSMAKRYSAPIEKIATAVGLPLHAIDNDDALVGEYSAWAFIEEVAKFLKNPHFGFECAEQFPVESVEGLGGYRMTLAPSLYLLLEYFFEGVQSESSTCFYRLDRNKEEPSHYLIREPAFGLSHPNWQTEQYMLLVFIQIIRLAAGEHWLPKRISIYSHKEPVSLPNAWATIDITWGASYTAVEISNDVLAMSPKNERQATTADEDRDLKLGSLNIENYLESHVRSGRISQELAASEFGMSLATFKRKLAKLGLSYAESVENIRVRMAKEMLLGSSMGMQEISDNLGYLHQSNFSRAFQRATSVSPKQFRDNFTIPTKN; translated from the coding sequence ATGAAGCAAGCATCAAAAGACCTGCACCTCCTCAAAGCCAATCAGCTAAAGCCTTTTCTATCTATGGCGAAGCGATACTCTGCGCCGATTGAAAAAATTGCGACTGCCGTTGGTTTACCCCTGCATGCTATTGATAATGACGATGCCCTAGTAGGTGAATACTCGGCGTGGGCATTTATAGAGGAAGTCGCTAAATTTCTAAAAAATCCTCATTTTGGCTTTGAATGTGCGGAACAGTTCCCTGTGGAGTCAGTGGAAGGTTTAGGTGGTTATAGGATGACATTGGCACCGAGCTTGTACTTGTTATTAGAGTATTTTTTTGAAGGTGTACAGTCGGAGTCCAGCACTTGTTTTTATCGCCTAGATAGGAATAAAGAAGAACCTAGTCATTATTTAATACGTGAGCCCGCATTTGGTTTGTCTCATCCCAACTGGCAAACCGAGCAGTATATGCTGCTGGTGTTTATACAAATCATACGTTTAGCTGCTGGTGAACATTGGTTGCCAAAACGTATCAGTATTTATAGCCATAAAGAACCAGTTAGTTTGCCTAATGCTTGGGCCACCATTGATATAACTTGGGGGGCTTCGTATACCGCCGTTGAAATTTCCAATGATGTGCTGGCAATGAGCCCAAAAAATGAGCGGCAAGCGACGACGGCTGACGAAGATAGAGATTTAAAACTTGGTAGTTTAAATATTGAAAACTATCTTGAGTCGCACGTACGCTCAGGCCGTATTAGCCAAGAATTAGCAGCTAGCGAGTTTGGTATGAGCTTAGCAACGTTCAAGCGCAAGTTGGCAAAGTTGGGTTTAAGCTATGCAGAATCGGTAGAAAATATTCGGGTTCGGATGGCGAAAGAGATGTTGCTTGGCAGCTCTATGGGCATGCAAGAAATTTCCGATAACTTGGGGTATTTGCATCAATCTAATTTCTCTAGAGCATTTCAAAGAGCGACGTCCGTTAGCCCTAAACAATTTCGAGATAATTTTACAATCCCTACAAAAAATTAA
- a CDS encoding dipeptidase, with the protein MKGIFKKVALATAITGCLVGQTFASDNSKTWKASAKAKQFIKDTIVMDFFASPYGVGWNKPEHLHDYLNRAHDAGITGASATLAPTYFTFEQFRKEHATWRSTMLQTPNRYSFVKNVEDIERAHKEGQYAVVWNSQTPTILDGDLSKLALLREMGLGSMQITYNGTYRYGDGVIEAYRDRDRGLTNKGQELIDEMVKQGVVVDLSHVGQKTALDATNYVLKNHPGVPVIYSHSLPSGLYKNEKKASKTGCYRNISDEQALLAAKTGGVISPTFTEWMMDGIWPEDITPAQGADMIDYYVKLVGVDHVGIATDDMFTEQFIVGFASANANSYDDDGYMVKAMDKGATGAGELSKYIAAVTDELWKRGYSNEDLQKIYAGNMMRVWGSVWK; encoded by the coding sequence ATGAAAGGCATTTTTAAGAAAGTAGCATTAGCAACTGCAATTACCGGTTGTTTGGTTGGGCAGACGTTTGCTAGTGACAACTCCAAAACGTGGAAGGCCTCAGCTAAAGCGAAGCAGTTTATTAAAGATACCATTGTTATGGATTTCTTTGCTTCTCCGTATGGTGTTGGCTGGAATAAGCCGGAGCACTTACACGACTATTTAAATCGTGCGCACGATGCGGGCATTACAGGAGCCTCAGCGACTCTAGCACCAACCTATTTTACTTTTGAGCAGTTTAGAAAAGAGCATGCAACTTGGCGTAGTACGATGTTGCAAACGCCTAATAGATACAGTTTTGTAAAAAATGTTGAAGACATAGAAAGAGCTCATAAAGAAGGCCAGTACGCAGTGGTTTGGAATAGCCAAACGCCAACTATTTTGGATGGTGATTTAAGTAAGTTAGCGCTTCTTCGTGAAATGGGCTTAGGCAGCATGCAAATTACCTACAATGGTACTTACCGTTATGGCGATGGCGTGATAGAGGCGTATCGCGATCGCGACCGTGGTTTAACCAACAAGGGTCAGGAGTTGATTGATGAGATGGTTAAACAGGGGGTTGTCGTTGACCTAAGCCATGTTGGTCAAAAAACGGCGCTGGATGCGACAAACTATGTATTAAAGAATCACCCAGGTGTACCTGTGATTTACTCGCACTCTTTGCCGTCGGGATTATATAAAAATGAAAAGAAAGCGAGTAAAACTGGTTGCTATAGAAATATTAGCGATGAACAAGCTCTTCTTGCTGCCAAAACTGGCGGTGTAATAAGCCCAACCTTCACGGAGTGGATGATGGATGGCATTTGGCCAGAAGATATCACTCCTGCTCAAGGTGCAGATATGATTGATTATTACGTTAAGTTAGTAGGCGTAGATCATGTGGGTATTGCTACCGATGATATGTTTACCGAGCAGTTTATTGTGGGATTTGCTAGTGCTAATGCTAATTCTTATGACGATGATGGTTATATGGTTAAAGCAATGGATAAAGGCGCAACTGGTGCTGGAGAGTTATCTAAATATATTGCAGCGGTCACTGATGAGCTATGGAAGCGCGGTTATAGCAACGAAGATCTACAAAAGATTTACGCTGGAAACATGATGCGTGTATGGGGAAGTGTTTGGAAATAG
- a CDS encoding helix-turn-helix domain-containing protein → MIRFAQTTAEQVWPFLDFTHSLGRHINNLINNMGLPQRLLTDGSIKLSTHLVYEFIAALSHNEQLPMLGWQSGFHQGPIAFGSLSKTALKKPTLGTALNYLVKQVEQGASHANFFFKEENDHVFFCHVGGVPVKSKGYVHVESYVLAVIWSFVQLTQIQLETPVKIRMRSTEELIIPPCFELDRQGSSYSAISIPKALLEKKIYQEAIPTQPPTNRSIENLPKLEACKNRYPSLELMIEILQAYIGDPNGLPSIEHMTRICNCSKRSLQRELANIPITYTGLITDIKCETAKFYLSEGKDIHLVSRILSYKNPTHFSRAFKKNQQISPKEWVNKKTKINTKEYA, encoded by the coding sequence ATGATACGTTTTGCACAAACTACCGCCGAGCAAGTCTGGCCATTTCTAGACTTCACCCACTCTCTTGGCCGCCACATAAATAACCTTATAAATAATATGGGCTTACCTCAGCGTTTATTAACTGATGGAAGCATTAAGTTAAGCACACATTTAGTCTATGAGTTTATTGCTGCACTCAGCCACAATGAACAGTTGCCAATGCTTGGCTGGCAAAGTGGCTTCCACCAAGGTCCTATAGCATTTGGCTCTTTATCTAAAACCGCATTAAAAAAACCGACTTTGGGCACTGCTCTAAATTATTTAGTGAAGCAAGTTGAGCAAGGAGCTTCACACGCTAACTTCTTTTTTAAAGAAGAAAACGACCATGTCTTTTTCTGCCACGTAGGCGGTGTACCTGTTAAATCTAAAGGTTACGTGCATGTTGAATCTTATGTATTGGCCGTCATCTGGTCCTTTGTTCAGCTCACGCAAATACAGCTAGAAACACCTGTGAAAATTCGAATGAGAAGTACGGAAGAGCTGATCATACCGCCATGCTTTGAACTTGACCGGCAGGGCAGTTCGTACTCAGCCATTTCTATTCCTAAAGCATTATTAGAAAAGAAGATTTATCAAGAAGCCATCCCAACTCAACCCCCAACAAACAGAAGCATTGAAAACCTACCTAAGCTAGAAGCATGTAAAAATCGGTACCCAAGTCTAGAGTTAATGATTGAGATTTTACAAGCTTATATTGGTGATCCAAACGGACTACCTTCTATTGAACACATGACTCGAATTTGTAACTGTTCCAAACGAAGCCTACAAAGAGAGCTTGCCAATATACCTATAACTTATACCGGTTTAATCACTGATATAAAATGTGAAACTGCAAAATTCTACCTAAGCGAAGGAAAAGACATTCATTTAGTATCCAGAATCTTGTCCTATAAAAATCCTACACATTTCAGCAGGGCTTTTAAAAAGAATCAACAGATTAGTCCGAAAGAATGGGTCAATAAAAAAACCAAGATAAATACAAAAGAATATGCCTAA
- a CDS encoding amidohydrolase family protein, translating into MPFRKLTIISAIALSISATISSAAPAPAQAAAAAVESPKRVLITNVNIFDGFSPELIANQSVLIEGNHIVEVGPALEASNAEVIDGEGRTLTPGLIDMHQHVMLNPPEGTAAYQTRWDEAAGGAFAIHHMEENMLMKGITTVRDIAGDPLDLAKAIDMGYLPGPRVYSSGGAISQTGGHGDWAGRNIASQDLHNHRDIAQASQNTWVVDGPDAVTRAVRMNMRRGAAFTKIMGGGGVASEFDPLEIMGLAQDEVDRAVEISADNGTYVATHAYHTASYNRLLDAGVRSFEHGFLIDEPTVKRMAKKYRKDKDIVWSFQCFMSINSFGDYDSMPAFFTHEQKVKGVAVGKGARNVSKWMNKHDMFVVGGSDMFTPGLVGRIKEDLTCNVKAGFSPAQALKHWTGNAGIVLKWSGPKDPYPTYALGTIKKDAYADILLWDGNPLENIELILDEDKLDLIMKDGKVYKNEL; encoded by the coding sequence ATGCCTTTTCGCAAGTTAACTATTATATCTGCGATCGCACTGAGCATCAGTGCAACTATATCTTCTGCGGCTCCAGCGCCTGCTCAGGCGGCAGCGGCAGCGGTTGAATCCCCTAAACGTGTGCTTATTACTAACGTCAATATTTTTGATGGTTTTAGTCCAGAGCTTATAGCTAATCAAAGTGTATTAATTGAGGGTAACCATATTGTTGAGGTGGGGCCTGCGCTAGAAGCTTCTAATGCAGAGGTTATTGATGGTGAAGGGAGAACTTTAACGCCCGGTCTGATTGATATGCACCAGCATGTTATGTTGAATCCACCAGAGGGTACGGCCGCGTATCAAACACGCTGGGATGAAGCTGCTGGTGGCGCATTTGCTATTCATCACATGGAAGAAAACATGTTGATGAAAGGTATTACTACTGTTCGCGATATTGCGGGTGACCCTCTGGATTTAGCCAAAGCCATAGATATGGGTTATTTACCTGGGCCGCGAGTCTACTCTTCAGGCGGGGCTATTTCTCAAACAGGTGGCCATGGAGATTGGGCTGGTAGGAATATCGCTTCACAAGATTTGCATAATCACCGAGATATTGCGCAAGCATCACAAAATACCTGGGTTGTTGACGGCCCAGATGCAGTCACTCGCGCAGTGCGTATGAATATGCGACGCGGTGCCGCGTTCACAAAGATTATGGGCGGCGGTGGTGTTGCCAGTGAGTTTGATCCGTTAGAAATTATGGGGCTTGCTCAAGATGAAGTTGATCGTGCGGTAGAGATATCTGCTGATAATGGCACCTATGTTGCCACGCATGCTTACCATACTGCTTCTTATAATCGTTTACTTGATGCTGGTGTTCGTTCATTTGAGCATGGTTTTTTGATTGATGAACCTACAGTAAAACGTATGGCAAAAAAATATCGTAAAGATAAAGATATTGTTTGGTCTTTCCAGTGTTTTATGAGCATTAATAGTTTTGGTGACTACGACAGCATGCCTGCGTTTTTCACTCATGAACAAAAAGTAAAAGGTGTTGCCGTTGGTAAGGGTGCACGTAATGTGAGTAAGTGGATGAACAAACACGATATGTTTGTTGTTGGCGGCTCAGATATGTTTACACCTGGACTTGTTGGTCGAATCAAAGAAGACCTTACTTGTAATGTAAAAGCGGGTTTCTCTCCAGCACAAGCACTTAAACATTGGACGGGTAATGCGGGTATTGTTCTGAAGTGGTCAGGCCCTAAGGATCCTTATCCCACTTATGCTTTAGGAACGATTAAAAAGGATGCTTATGCCGATATTCTACTGTGGGATGGTAATCCTCTAGAAAATATCGAGCTTATTTTGGATGAAGATAAACTCGATTTGATTATGAAAGACGGAAAGGTATATAAAAACGAGCTTTAG